CTTCTCATTTTAATTTGTCCCTCGTTCTCGTTTTAACCGTTTAGTTATTAAGTATATATGAGTAGATTATTTATATAAATTTTCAGTCAAATTAATCATCATCTAATTCATGATCGATCATGTTAATGACATAGTAATAACTAGCTAACTACTTCTTTATAGTATTAGTAAATCAACCAACACAGTGGTGCATAAATTGTATCTATTATCAAACAAGTGGGATTTATAGCTAGGTGGTGTTACTTACGAGGGAGGATAAAGGTATGTTACAAACTTACAATTGATTGGAACTCTTTTCGAGCTACGTCAAGAGCTAAACCCTAAACTCTACATTAATTCTAACTTGTAACTTAGTAATGCACCTTTTTATTCATTCGATTACAACCGGGAATATTAATATACATAGCATATATGTTCTTTTGATTCGTATTCCCCTATCCGAAACTCGCTTTTACAAGTGAATTTTCATCAGCAGCCATATATGCATGCATGCCACTAGCTTCTTCTGGCACCCAAAAGTGCATGCATCAAAGGAATTAGTCTGTTAATCATGGCTGTTGTTTTCGATCGTTAGTGTTTATAAGCAATAAGAGAGAAAATATATGCATGTAGCTATCAGTGTCCCTTCCCATGAACCAAAGACCAAACACCAAAACCAGATTCTGGTTTTATGTTTTGAAGCCGCATTTAGTTTTAGTTTTAGTTTAGATTTACTCTCCAATCCAATCCAATCCAATCATAAGGAAGGAGCTTTAGTTTAGAGGAGAGAGTAGACTAGTCTCTTGTCCAGACTCAAGAGTCGCTTGGTCCATAAGCAAAGCACCCTATACCATTATCTCTTCTCACAATTAAAGTTGTTTTCATTTCATATATTAATAAACATTACATCTCTATATTTATCCCATCAAAAAGATAGATAAACAAGAAAAAGAAAAAAAAACAAATGACATAATAATTAATTAAACAAGGGCGGGGATCGAAGAACAAAAACATCTTCTTGTTTCTTCCGCAGCAAACAAAAATCCCAGTTCCTGGGTTAGCTTTGGTCAGCTCTAGTGCTGACGTGCCGTGGATGCCATCACAGGCTAATGGCATTTAGGGTAAGAAAGTCAGAAATGAGGGGCAGTCATGGATAAAACTAGTACATATACCACACTACCCGCATCTCTCACTGCATTATTACTATTTTGCTGCTACTGATCCAAAGCTTTTCTATTGCAAAGGAGAGACTGTTGGGTGCTGACTCAGATTCAGACCCAGAAGTAAGAAAGTTAGAGGTACTTGAATTATTAGTGCAGCCCAGTCCTGTTTGCTCAAATGTGTTCCCCTTTTTTGCTATTCTTGTCCAATTCATGTTAGTTTCTCAAAGTGGAATCTTTTGTCTTGAAGCTTGTTTTGATTGCATAGATAGAGGACCAAACCTCCATAAAGATTCTGACTTTCTCCTGAACTGTATGTTCCACCAGACCTCATCTTATTTTGCTCTCTGCACTGCAACTCTGTCTCTGTTCCCATCTACACAGTTGAACTCTGGTATGCAATGTCAAATTTTCAAGTTTGAAGCCTTTTCATTTGGATTATTCTTGCTCATTACTTGATTTGTTATGTAGATTTTAGCTCAAACAGGAACTAGATCTTATCTGGGTGTTTCTCCAAATCAAGTTTGGAGATCTAGTTCTCATTTCTCAAGCGGATGAAGTTGAAACCTACCACTCAATTATTATATTGTCTTTGAGTTTTCGAGAGGCTCGGCATACTTGGCTCAAAAGAAAGAGAACAAGAAGTTGTGCGTTCTGTTCTCAATCTGCAATATGAGTAGCCTTTTATACAGTCCACAGTTCAAATCTTCAGAGGCAGAGTTGAGGAAGAGCCACACTGAATTCTTGGATTCATCAAATGGTTTCCAGCAACAACAGTCACAGCAGCAGCAGAGCTCTGGCCTAATGCGGTATCGGTCTGCTCCGAGCTCAGTCTTACTGGACCTTGTGGACAACAATGGTGGTGCTGGATGTGAGGATTTTCGAGATTTTCGATATCCTCGACCTTCCAGCCCCGAAGTGGAAACCGTCTTGGCAAGGTTCATTTCCTCATGTAATGCACCTGATGGTGACAATGGTTCCAATCATAGTGCGCATAATTTGTTCCAAGAAAGGCCTGTGAAGCAAGAAGCAGGGGACTCTGTTTCGAAACAGAATGGTTACTCAAATTCTCCTCAGATGATGTACCAGACTCAACAAGTTCATCCTTTGGATAATGCCTCCTCCTTTGGTGCGTTCAAATCTACCGGCTTGGAGAACTCGATGCAATCAAAAATGGGTGCTGCAAATCGCTCCAATCTTGTTAGGCAAAGTAGCTCTCCAGCTGGATTCTTCCCCAACTTAAACGTTGACAATGGTATGAACTTTTTGTTGCTTATTTCTTTGTTGCTCTTGCTCACATGACCTTCAACTTTTACAGCTTTTAAAATGCTGAGAAACTTGTGATCTATGTTGCTTTGTGTAAACTTGGCTACAAATTCATATACACTTTGACTAAATCTAACAATGTTTCCTCAAAAACATCTCTGAAACCAGCTTTTCTTAGCTGGAAAGTGAATTCGATCTCTATCACATGAGTTCTGTTTTTGTTTGTTTTTTTCAATCTTATATTCCCTTTTCGATGCGTCTCTTTATCTATTGCTTATATCCCTTCCAATATTTCCCACTTTCAATTCCTCTTTTCGTTTTCGTCTAATTGCTCATCTAGTCACCAAAAGATAATGCTGAGCAAATGTGAGGAAAACAGTAGGGTTAAGATGGGGCATTACAAGGTTCAATTTGGATGGTTATTGTCACTGAAATATATCTTGGAACTTTGTTCTTTTCTTTTTTTTTTTTTTTTTTGCTAAATAACAATCCTATTCAATGACCAACAGGCTTCAATCTGATGAAAGATGCTTCAAGTTTTGGAGTAAGCAATGGTACAAATGGAGAAGCTAGTCCATCAACTTCTAGGTTGAGTACCCAATTCAGTTTCTCCTCTGCATCACCTCCATACTCAACAGAGTCCAGACGTTTGCCTCGAATTGCTGAAATTGGGAATGGAAACATAGGAGAGGGTAGTGAACCAGATCAAAGCTTAGGGAATGCCGCTAATGGTGGCAGTTCACATTACATACCTGACTATATAGATAATACTTGGGACAATGTTGCATTTCATGATCTCAAAAGAGGCAGAGATAATGATGGGAACAAGTTTTCTACGACTGCAATGGACACTCAGGTAGCTTTTGAACTTTTTCTTCACTTCCTATGATCTTACTACTTGTAGAGTGGTAATTCTGCTTGCTTGTCCTGTTGTTCACTTTAGTTATTTCATCTCTTTCAACAGATCGTGGATTTCGGACACCGCAGTCATGGTCTTACTCATCATTTGAGCTTGCCTAAACATTTTGAGATGCCTGGTATGGAGAAGCTTTTACATTTTCAAGATTCCGTTCCATGTAAAATTCGTGCGAAAAGAGGCTTCGCAACTCACCCAAGAAGCATTGCAGAGAGGGTAAGTTTCTTTGATCACATTACTTCCATCAGCATTGTATTACCGAAACTGTTTGTATCAATTTTTGACCACCAAGATCATATTGCAGATGAGAAGAACTCGGATCAGTGAAAGAATGAGGAAGCTGCAGGATCTTTTCCCAAACATGGACAAGGTAGTAAAGAATTTTCTACATTAATCAAAACTATAGTGTGCATGTTTTCTTGAATTTAGCTTTACATATTGAATGTTGAATCCCTGGCAGCAAACGAACACGGCAGAAATGTTGGAGTTGGCAGTTGAGTACATTAAAGACCTGCAGAAAGAGGTGAAGGTAATAATGGATTTGAATACAATCCACATGAAAGCCGACCACCTATATATCTTTCCTCTAAAAATGTCTTTAATTTTTGGTGCAGACGCTCAAGGATACAAAGGCCAAGTGCAGTTGTTCAAGTAAACATAAACACAATTGATTCAAATCCTTCTCCCCTGATTTCTTCATGTAAAGCTAGCAATAGGAAAATGGCAAAGGAAGAGAAGCAACTTCGTTTTGTTTTGTAAACTCCTTTGCTATTTGAATGACAACATAATATATAGGAGAGCTGTAGCATATGTTAGTGTGGTTGTGGAAATTTCAATCTATTTTGAGTTGGCTTGATTGCATCAAAATACTCGCACATTTATTTACTAGAGCTTAGCAATTTGGACTTCTTTTTTTTTAAAAAATAAAAAAAAATTTATTTCAGGTTCCGCAGTAAGCCTTCAATTAGGTAACCTAAACACTGTAGTTTGAGGTGGTGATAACATCAAAGATGAATGAGATGGGGGAGGAAAATCTGTTAGCTTCGTCAAGTTCTATCCCCTACATGGAACTCAGAAAGCAACATGTCTGTCAATTTGGCCATTTCTAGGCAGCTCAATCGGACGGCTCAACAGTTCGGTGATCAAGTTCAAGTGAGGACTCATGTTATCTGATCTCCGAGGCATTTCAAATGTAAATCACTAGGACTATGAGGCCTGATCTACAGACTAATATACCGTTTAGACAACCATAAACGCCACAGAACGTATCGTGGAAGAAGGGCCATAGGCACTTTTCATGTTTACGACACAGCATTGGAGCAATCCACTTTTCATGTCCCTCGGTTATAGTGTGATAAAACCATCGGAGCAACCCATATAGTGCAAGACTATCACACAAGTTCCACAACTCCAATTCGTAGTTCTAAAGACATGTATTCACATAAAGAATAATAAAACAATTAAAAAAAAAATTGATCCGACTTTCTTTTGATATAATCTGAATTTCACAAAACTTGCGACTTCAAATACAAATTTGTTCCAACACTAATTACCAATCCAATTTCCTTTTACTCCATAACCCATAAGTTCAACTCCAATTACTTAAACCATCAGAAATATATATGGCTTGGACAGTGTATTCAGCATTCAATAATATGCTTTACGCGGATTGTTCTGCAACCCAAAATACCATGTCAGAAGGTCATAGATGAAACAAAAAATTATAAAAATAAAAATCAAATTGAGAAAGGAGAGAATGAGAAGAGAAGGAAAATAGTAGTACCAGAGGATTAGGTCTGTGACGGTAACCGAGCATCATACGCTTCTTATACTGTTCATATATATCATCTTCAGGAGTCACCTCTCCAGGTTGTTGAGCACCAACCCCCAAATTGTCCTTCTTGACATTACCTGCCATTATGGGATCTGAGATTCCTCTTCTGGAGCTTCCCAGACCCTCACCTGAAGTCCACATTCATCCATTACGCTTCTTATCAAATGACATTAGAGCATAATAAAAATACTAGAAACCAATGCAATGTGATTTACCTTCTTTCCAACCCATTTTAGACAAGAGTTTATGACCCACGTTATCAGCCTGTATTTTGGCCCGATCTGCAGCTTCCTTGGCAGCTTTCTGCGCAGCTGCATCATTACAAGCAGCCATGAACTTCTCCAGCTCTTCTTGTGGGATGTAATCACCCATGTGGTGACCTTTTTTAAGCGAAGACACTGCCAAAAATTGAAGATTCAAAAAAATTATTACAAGGGAAATCAACATCAAGGACCAGAAATAGAACATGTTTCTATTAACAATAGGCAATCTTCTGGCTCAATCACTAGCACATACGAACCTTGAAGAGATGCAGGTGGGGGCATTTCATCTTTTGAATATTTAGGTTGTCTCCTCCTCTCTTCTTGTGCTGCCTTTTTCACGTAGAATTCCATCATGGCAATAGGATCTGCACCTGTTGGCGCACTAGACTCACCTATAAGTGGAAATATAAATCAAAAATTCAAGAAAATCAAGGGGAAAAAATAAAAAGAACAACAAAAGCATAACGTTTACTCGATTGAAAGCCTCTCAACATCAAGATAAATGGAGGCATGGAGCTACCAACACAAATGAATAGAGTTACAGACTACTTTTAAAGCCTATCAAGCAATAAAAGGCAAGCCTCGCAAGAAACATGAAACACAGAGGCATATATTGAGGTTTATTGAAAGACATCACAATATCCCCCCCATGGAGTCGACTCTAATGCATAGCTGAAGCAAGTCTCCAGCAAAGAATCTGACTAAAGCAACAGAAATTGTTACACCACACACCTGTCCTTCCCAAAGAAGTCCCATATGTTGGATCCTCGGTGGCTTCATACAATGCAGAGGCAGGAGTTTGGTAACTAGGATGCTTCACAGTAGACCTTTGGGAACCGCTTGTGGATTTAGAAGCTGACATGCTTGAACCTCCTACAAAATGACACCCCACAACCTCAGTCTCGCAAACAGAGTAATTCTCAGGAAAAGATGACAATGACAATCTCTGTTATTGTTAATGTAACAAGCCTTTTATTACAGTTTTATACATCATGTATCACAAAATTACATATAAAAGCACAAAAGGGGCCTCAAAGGGTGACCACCACCACACCAAGAAACTGAATCCTAGCAAGGTCATGCAAATAAAAAGGAATAGGAAAAAAAAAAGAAGGAAGTTTCACAAAACATATAAAACTTGAACTTTTGGTTCATCACCATGTTTTGTAGTTACAACTTGAGACTTCTGTTCAGCAATTCACAAGAAATGTGAAAGATAACCTCTCGACCAAGCAAGACATAGAACAGAAATGAGTAGTTGTATTTTATATCTCTTTCAAATGCACAAATACTTTGGAACACCAAATTGTAATGCTTCAACCTACTTAACAGAAGCATACATATTTTAATGAACATTGTTTAATATATGTAAACAAGAGAATATGTTTGAAATACCATTATGTGATGATTCAAGCTCCCTGCTCTGTTTAAGGGCTTTCTCTTCATTGGCAAGCCGATATTCATAATATTTGTAATCAGCACAGCTCTCATCAAATAAAAATCTGCAAACGAATCAGAATGACAGTGCAAAGTGCTTAAAAACCAGCATTAAGTAATGATGAAAACAGAACCAGGAAATAAGGAAACTAAGAAAAGTAATAACAAAAGTTACTAGTTACTACTACAAACTCCAAAGGAACCTGGTCTATAAATGCCAACTGACATTTAAGACAGCAAAAGACATGACTAACAAGTCAAAACTTCATAGACTACTTACTTGAAGGGATTATCTCCTGGATTTTTTTGTCGCGTAATATGCTCAAACTGCCTTCCATGTTTAGCCACAAAACTTGCTAGTTTGTCAGCAACAATCTTCACTGTAGAATCACTTGGGGAAGGTGGTGCTGCATATCACTCATAAACTGATTAATACCGAGAGCATGAACTAGGAATGCAAATTACTCTTGTAGCAGGCGTGCCACATATGCCAAATCTTTCATTGAACATCTCTTTCCACCAATGTTGATAGGAACTTAAGGAATAAGCTGCATTCATGAGACAAGAAATATTCAAGAATGTTTTGTCCTCTTCAGCCAGACTACTTCATCAGTAGAGAAGACAACTACTGAGGCGATTTTCTCAACAACAGCATCCTAACGTAAGGGGCCAGTTTCAGGTTACTTTTTCTGTTACTATTTTGGCCAAAGATCGGAAATAACACCTAGACAACTAAGTAACTAAGAAACAAAAAAGGCTGGCAACTACAGCTCCAGAAACCACATGAGAAACTCTATCTGGATATGTAAATTTCATTGAACTAAGAACTTGACTTATACTGCAACTTGCCTTACATATGCACGAAACATAAATCAAAAATCTTTTCCCGGGATGTGTAGAAAATTGATTGAGGAACAGCATCCAAAAAATTACATCAAATAAAACATTTTAGATATTAAATGCAAAATAGAGCAAAATTTTACAAGAATGTAAAAGTTTAAAATAATAAATAAAAGATAAAATGAGAAGATGAAGAATCGAACGATAAACCGAGACAACTTGAAGAGTTAGAACGGCAAGAGTGGACATAGATTCCCATATCAACATCATCATATTTTATTAAAGAAAAGTTAAATAATGCAAGCATAATGTTAATGCAGAATAATTTACTTGACCAGAAGAGGATAAGCAAAAAAGTGGTAATTACCAACATCCACTTGACCAGATGATTGCTCTGCCGCATCTGGCTCACCCAACTTTTGACGTTTAGTTGGTGCATCACCAGAAACATTTACAACATCTGCTCCATCTTCATCCTCATCTGCTCCTAACTTAACAGCAGAGGCCACAATCTTTGACTTTTGTTTCAAGCTGAAAGCAAGTTTGCCACCTGAAGCAGCATGTCTGGTCTTGCGTGTATCATTAGCCTTCGATTCAGTACTGGTTTTACCAATGGTAAGGTTCCCTGAAACAGCTTTACCAAGCTTTGAATCCTCTACTGCAGCACCCCTCCCATTTTCCTTTTCTTGTTGAAGTTGTTTGAACCTTTCCAGGAATGAACCATCATTAACAAAGAGGCTAGGAGTCACTCCTTTGTCCATTTGCAAAGAGACAAGTTTGCTTTACGCTGTTTATAGGAAGCCACTGTTTGACAAGCAGCTTTCAAGCTATTTAGACATTGAAGTAATGCTTATATCTAATCTCTGTAAATGTTTGATTTTCAATATGCAGGATGATTGAGATGTTTCTACTTTTGAAAAGAAAAACTTATCATCTAAAGATAAAACGAGAAAAAATCCCACATATTTGTGAAATTCTGTGGATGTCCCTTGTTTTCAAATAACAATTTAGTTCTACAACAGTGAATATTCCCATAAGATTTAGTTAAAAAGCTTTCCCATAGTTATAAAGATATGTATTACTGGATATACATAATAAAACTAATGTATATACTCAGTATGGTCATGCCAAAACTCCCAACATCATAAAATACTGGTATTTTTGATACATAAGAGGAGGTGGGACTCCAATGACACCATTCAAGACTAAATTTGAACTGCTTTAATTAGATTAGTTGAAGATATCACGATATTCAGATGACATTTTTCTTTATCAGTTATAATCACATAAGAAATTCAAAAGAAATATTATAAAATCCTATCTCAGAAAACCTAGAAAGGGTGCAATTTGTAGTACCATGATAAAATCTTCCATACGACATGTATACCGTGAAACTTAAGCTATCTCTCTTATAGTTCACTAGGCAGGTTTTCAAAACAAATGCATGCCTTTTTAAATGCCACAATAATACAAACCAATCACCAGACAAAATTGGTAGGAGTGGTTAATGAACATTGCTTGACTAAAACTATATAATGCTTGAGCCTAACAACGAACAACAAACTGTTCGGGTTATTGTAAAGCATTTTATAATGGTAAATTAGTACGGCTATAACATGAGAACATTGATTAATGTTCTTGTTCTTACCAGGATTTTCTTGTCTAATAGTAATGTATAAGTGATTTGTTTAAGTGTATAGACAAAGTAACATCAATTTAAAACTTTTAGTATAAGAAACAGGTGATTATCACTTGTAAGATTGGCGAATCATAAAAAAAAAAACAGAAACACAATTAGTCATTCAATTTTTGACACAATCCCTAACATAAACTTCCAGCCTTATCAAAATACAATCTAATTCAGCTATATTTATTTCTCTTTTCATCGAAAACGAGAAAAACTAAATTCCAGATTACAGGAAAATAATCATCATCAATCCCCCTAGAAATAAATTTTGCTAGACAATCATCAGAAAAGCAAACAAGTACATATACCTAAATGCAAAGAGACACGGAAATTGAAACAGTCAAACACAAACCGAATACCCCAATCGAATCTAACAATTCAAAATCAATTCAGATATATCCAAAACACGAAGCTCAGATCCTAATTTGACCACCAAATCACATCATCCAAAGGACGAAATCACGA
Above is a window of Fragaria vesca subsp. vesca linkage group LG7, FraVesHawaii_1.0, whole genome shotgun sequence DNA encoding:
- the LOC101310649 gene encoding transcription factor bHLH122-like; the protein is MSSLLYSPQFKSSEAELRKSHTEFLDSSNGFQQQQSQQQQSSGLMRYRSAPSSVLLDLVDNNGGAGCEDFRDFRYPRPSSPEVETVLARFISSCNAPDGDNGSNHSAHNLFQERPVKQEAGDSVSKQNGYSNSPQMMYQTQQVHPLDNASSFGAFKSTGLENSMQSKMGAANRSNLVRQSSSPAGFFPNLNVDNGFNLMKDASSFGVSNGTNGEASPSTSRLSTQFSFSSASPPYSTESRRLPRIAEIGNGNIGEGSEPDQSLGNAANGGSSHYIPDYIDNTWDNVAFHDLKRGRDNDGNKFSTTAMDTQIVDFGHRSHGLTHHLSLPKHFEMPGMEKLLHFQDSVPCKIRAKRGFATHPRSIAERMRRTRISERMRKLQDLFPNMDKQTNTAEMLELAVEYIKDLQKEVKTLKDTKAKCSCSSKHKHN
- the LOC101315178 gene encoding SURP and G-patch domain-containing protein 1-like protein-like → MDKGVTPSLFVNDGSFLERFKQLQQEKENGRGAAVEDSKLGKAVSGNLTIGKTSTESKANDTRKTRHAASGGKLAFSLKQKSKIVASAVKLGADEDEDGADVVNVSGDAPTKRQKLGEPDAAEQSSGQVDVAPPSPSDSTVKIVADKLASFVAKHGRQFEHITRQKNPGDNPFKFLFDESCADYKYYEYRLANEEKALKQSRELESSHNGGSSMSASKSTSGSQRSTVKHPSYQTPASALYEATEDPTYGTSLGRTGESSAPTGADPIAMMEFYVKKAAQEERRRQPKYSKDEMPPPASLQVSSLKKGHHMGDYIPQEELEKFMAACNDAAAQKAAKEAADRAKIQADNVGHKLLSKMGWKEGEGLGSSRRGISDPIMAGNVKKDNLGVGAQQPGEVTPEDDIYEQYKKRMMLGYRHRPNPLNNPRKAYY